The region CGGCATTGGGCTTCGTCGTGTCGTCGAAGGGGGCGCCGACGACGGCGATTGCGCCGGCCGCGGCGACGGCGTCGCCGAAGAGGTCGTAGTCGGCGGGCGTGGGGTTCGCGAGCGTCTGGACGAGGGCGCCGGTCCGCGCGTCGAAGAGGTACGCCGCGCCGGCACCGGGGGCGCCGCTTGCGTCGAACGGCGCGCCGACGACGACCGTGTCGCCCGCCGCGGCGAGCGCGAAGCCGAAGAGGTCGTCGAAGGCGGGGGTAGGCTTGGTGAGCGTGCGGACAGCGCTGCCCTGGAAGAGGAAGACCGCACCCGCGTGGGCGGCGCCGCTGTTGAAGTGCGGCGCGCCGACCAGGAGGTCGGAGCCGACGGCGGCGACCGCGGCGCCGAACTGGTCGCTCGCGGCGGGCGCCGGCTCGAGGAGCGTGGTCAGGAGCGCGCCCGTCGCCGCGTCGAGGAGGTAGGCGGCGCCGGCGTCGCTGGCGGCGGTGTCGTCGAAGCGCGCGCCGACGAGCAGGTTGCCGCCGGCGAGCGTCACGGCGGAGCCGAAGAAGTCGTTCTCGGCGGGCGTGGGGTCGAGGAGTGTGGCCGCCCGAGCGGTGCTCGCCAGGAGCATGAGGACGAGGAGGCGGGTCAACGGCCTGACCCCGCGTCAGTCGCCCGTCGCTCCGGCCCCGGCCGTTGCGGCACGCGTCGCCTGCCCATCCCCGGGGGAGCAACGGGCGTGCCGGGGCGGGTCGGCGTCGCCGCGCGGCGCCGCCCTGGGGCTCAGCGCTCGCCGATCAGGTAGGTGGCGCCCGCGGGCCCTGCGTCGGCGGTATGGACGGTGTCGCGCGGGAGCATCAGGCGGTCGCCGGGACCGAGGCGGAGCTGGCGCCCCTCGGCGCCGAACGCGATCTCGCCCGAGATGACCCAGATGCTCTCGTCGTGATCGTGCGAGTGCGGGGAGTAGTGGGCGCCGGGGTCGTCGGTCCACTGGAAGACGGAGAAGCCATCGCCCTCGAGGCGCTCGCGGAGGGTGGGTTCGGTGGGAGCGTCGGGGCCGGGCCAGGGGATGACCTCGAGTCGCATGGTGCGTGTCAGCGCGTTCCGGGGCGCTTGGATCCTGCGAGCGCCTGGAGAAGCTCCGAGCGCGTCCGGTCGAGGTCCTTCGTCAGCGTCGCGAACTGGAGGTCCATGCGCTCCCGGAGCGCGGCGACGTTGAGGTCCAGGCGCTCGCGGAGCTCGCCTACGCTGAGGTCCAGGCGCTCGCGGAGTGCGCCGACGCTTACA is a window of Deltaproteobacteria bacterium DNA encoding:
- a CDS encoding cupin domain-containing protein, translated to MRLEVIPWPGPDAPTEPTLRERLEGDGFSVFQWTDDPGAHYSPHSHDHDESIWVISGEIAFGAEGRQLRLGPGDRLMLPRDTVHTADAGPAGATYLIGER